In Flexistipes sp., the sequence CTGTTTACAAAGTGATGGATTTTTAGGTGTTTATTATTTTGAGGGTGCCGTATGAATGAAAATGTTACTGTTCTTGTTGTGGATGATGAGGATTATATCAGAGACAGTGTGAAAATAATTCTCGAAACGGAAGGTTTTCATGTTATTTGCACAGACAACGGAAAAGATGCTTTGGATATTTTGTCCGCTCATTATGTGGATATAGTCCTGTCCGATATTCAGATGCCTGAAATGGACGGCATTACCCTTTTAAAAGAGGTTAAAAACAGATTTAAAGATGTTGAGATTCTGCTCGTTACAGGTTATCCCAGTCTGGACTCTGCTGTGGAAAGTGTCAAGATAGGTGCTTTTGATTATATAACAAAACCATTTAAAGTGGATAACCTTGTTAATAAAATTCAGAAGGCTCTGGACAGTAAGAAACTTAAACGGCAGGTTCTTGAGCTTAAGCAGATTGTTTCAATCTACGATTCCAGCAATTTTTTCTCGAAAACACTCAATCACGATGAAATACTCAGCCAGCTTCAGAGTGTGATAAAGAATGAATTGAAAATATCCAGTTTTTATATAAAACTTTTTACACGTCAGATTGAAAAGTCTCACAATTTTGATGAAGACTTTAAGAATTTTCTGAATGACAAATTCAGCTTCAAACGCTCTCTGATAGCTTTTTCTGAAAATGAATCAAAAACCGGACATTACAAAAAAAACGGTCAGGATATTAACTATATTATTCTGCCAATGTTTGGAACCGAGGGCCTATGGGGAATCTTTGCGGCATATAACACAGGTACCCATACTTTCAGGGATATTGATGTTAAGGTTCTTAATATCTATGTCAGTCAATGCTCCATGGCTTTGCAGAATTCACTGTCATACGAAGATTTATCCAAAGGATATGTGGAGACTGTTACTTCTTTATCCAAAGCGGTTGATGCCAAGGATCACTATACACGGGGGCACTCTGAGAATGTGAAGAATTATTCGCTGATGATTGTGGATGAAATGGGTTTTAATGAAGAGTTCCGTGATCTTATGTTTTATGCAGGGCTTTTGCATGATATCGGAAAAATCGGTGTCTCAACAGATATTATAATAAAGCCTGACAAGTTGACAGATTATGAGTATGGAGAG encodes:
- a CDS encoding HD domain-containing phosphohydrolase, coding for MNENVTVLVVDDEDYIRDSVKIILETEGFHVICTDNGKDALDILSAHYVDIVLSDIQMPEMDGITLLKEVKNRFKDVEILLVTGYPSLDSAVESVKIGAFDYITKPFKVDNLVNKIQKALDSKKLKRQVLELKQIVSIYDSSNFFSKTLNHDEILSQLQSVIKNELKISSFYIKLFTRQIEKSHNFDEDFKNFLNDKFSFKRSLIAFSENESKTGHYKKNGQDINYIILPMFGTEGLWGIFAAYNTGTHTFRDIDVKVLNIYVSQCSMALQNSLSYEDLSKGYVETVTSLSKAVDAKDHYTRGHSENVKNYSLMIVDEMGFNEEFRDLMFYAGLLHDIGKIGVSTDIIIKPDKLTDYEYGEMKKHPIFGKEILEPIEFLGDVPQYVLYHHEKMDGTGYPYGLVKDEIPLGSRILQVSDSFDAMTTDRSYRPKKEITEAVEELDDCTGTQFDPEIVKAFKSALKGNQII